A genomic stretch from Dermochelys coriacea isolate rDerCor1 chromosome 24, rDerCor1.pri.v4, whole genome shotgun sequence includes:
- the LOC119848100 gene encoding semaphorin-7A-like isoform X1, whose amino-acid sequence MRSLYLFLLSAFCSAQKTPRLKFTLKDSPVLSFENGEKSTVLFHDAGSEQLYVGGRGALHILTFKEEEVNQTQVPLQADEKVEKNCRSKPGVVQTECDNYIRVIQRLNGSSIIVCGTNAGSPKCWFLTNDTTLQQDKQGQALAISGESLAPASLSQPAAAIAVEGSLYSALSQDRSTIQRSYGPRKLLRTEDKWLTKAEFVSAALVPEKESNLDEIYFFYNEVNKTAGLDEEPVKVRLGRVCKVDEGGKSLLVDFWTTFLQARLVCGSPTHPQRFNQLRDAVVLGRGQTGQGMLYGIFASAWGTTAVCAYSMDMVTHTFRTSKLKGYTSVLPAHRPGTCVPYNSPSAPSKAILSIVKDYPEIETVIYPEGQHPLYVLQTNDTYTKVVADRVLDASNTSRIVLYLGTEKGKIHKVLQSGGQTVIISELSPFQREAPISGMALDAATGHLYAATEFEVTRLPLADCGQYRETCWKCVLAKDPYCGWDPDSKKCSTISQEANDTASNFLQSLDPEAEDVCEGAAEQVAQEALKKVSVDPTSYIYLPCPLRSHHAIYTWVKDGTKQYPCAMDGHSCTLRFGENAPMDQGLFKCTATEDGYLEEITAYKLTLNAACIPQLSVTVAAGVLFLVITTLLL is encoded by the exons ATGAGATCTCTATATTTATTCCTCCTGTCAGCGTTCTGTTCAGCCCAAAAGACACCAAGACTGAAGTTTACCCTTAAAG ACTCTCCTGTGCTGAGCTTCGAGAATGGGGAGAAGTCCACAGTCCTCTTCCATGATGCCGGATCTGAGCAGCTGTAcgttgggggcaggggagcactGCACATCTTGACATTTAAGGAGGAGGAGGTCAACCAGACACAG gttcccctgcAGGCCGATGAGAAGGTGGAGAAGAACTGCAGGAGCAAGCCTGGGGTGGTGCAG ACCGAGTGTGACAACTACATCCGGGTGATCCAGAGGCTGAACGGCAGCTCCATCATCGTCTGCGGCACCAACGCTGGTTCCCCCAAATGCTGGTTCCTG accAATGACACGACGCTGCAGCAGGACAAACAGGGCCAAGCCCTTGCCATCAGCGGAGAGAGCCTCGCCCCGGCATCACTGTCTCAGCCGGCTGCAGCCATCGCTGTGG AGGGAAGCCTGTACTCGGCATTGTCCCAGGACAGAAGCACCATCCAGAGGAGCTATGGCCCAAGGAAGCTACTGAGGACAGAAGACAAATGGCTCACCA AGGCAGAGTTCGTCAGTGCCGCTTTGGTGCCGGAAAAGGAGTCCAACCTGGATGAAATCTACTTCTTCTATAACGAAGTCAACAAGACAGCAGGGCTCGACGAAGAGCCTGTCAAAGTCCGGCTGGGCCGTGTGTGTAAG GTGGATGAAGGTGGGAAGAGCCTCCTGGTCGATTTCTGGACCACGTTCCTCCAGGCCAGGCTGGTGTGCGGcagccccacccatccccagcGCTTCAACCAGCTGCGCGACGCCGTGgtcctgggcagggggcagacGGGCCAAGGGATGCTGTATGGGATCTTTGCCAGTGCCTG GGGCACGACCGCCGTGTGCGCCTACTCCATGGACATGGTGACCCACACCTTCCGAACCTCCAAGCTCAAGGGCTACACCAGCGTCCTGCCAGCGCACCGACCTGGCACG TGCGTCCCCTACAATTCCCCCAGCGCTCCCTCCAAAGCCATCCTCAGCATCGTCAAAGATTACCCCGAGATTGAGACCGTCATCTACCCCGAGGGGCAGCACCCCCTATATGTGCTGCAAACCAATGACACCTACACCAAGGTGGTGGCTGACAGGGTCCTGGATGCCAGCAACACTTCTCGCATTGTCCTCTACCTTGGGACAG agaaagggaagatCCACAAAGTCCTGCAGAGTGGAGGGCAGACGGTCATCATCTCTGAGCTGAGCCCTTTCCAGAGAGAGGCGCCCATCTCTGGGATGGCCCTGGATGCTGCCACA GGGCACCTCTATGCAGCCACTGAGTTCGAGGTGACGCGCCTGCCACTGGCAGACTGTGGGCAGTACAGGGAGACCTGCTGGAAGTGTGTCCTTGCCAAGGACCCATACTGCGGATGGGATCCAGACAGCAAAAAATGCTCAACCATCTCCCAAGAGGCAAACGACACTGCCAG CAACTTCCTGCAGAGCCTGGACCCAGAGGCTGAGGACGTGTGCGAAGGTGCAGCAG AACAAGTAGCGCAGGAAGCTCTGAAAAAGGTGAGCGTGGACCCGACCAGCTACATCTACCTCCCATGCCCTCTGCGCTCCCACCACGCCATCTACACCTGGGTCAAAGACGGCACCAAGCAGTACCCCTGTGCCATGGACGGGCATTCCTGTACGCTGCGCTTTGGGGAGAACGCCCCCATGGACCAGGGGCTGTTCAAATGCACAGCCACGGAGGACGGCTACCTAGAGGAGATTACTGCCTATAAACTCACGCTCAACGCTGCCTGCATCCCACAGCTCTCCGTGACAGTGGCTGCTGGTGTTTTATTCCTGGTCATCACTACCCTCTTGCTCTAG
- the LINGO4 gene encoding leucine-rich repeat and immunoglobulin-like domain-containing nogo receptor-interacting protein 4 has protein sequence MVAGPFLDSPFSWVCWHPLFFLALEALLTGSSWSCPSRCHCSSQDRSVFCNRRRLTTVPGGIPPESELLDLSKNRIRTLHQGMFSRLQPLKELDLSENIISNIEPGAFNSLQKLMTLRLKSNQLKIVPPGIFTGLPNLTILDISENKIVIFLDHSFKDLFNLRKLEAGDNHLVFISPQAFSGLLRLQQLTLEKCNLTGVPQLALSQLHHLVELRFKVLNISVLHNYSFRRLHRLNVLEINRWPFLATLEPRSLLGLNLTSLSITKCNLSAVPYEAFRHLVYLRYLDLSHNPISVIHGKRLSDLSRLQEFHLSGGKLATIATSAFQGLSYFRLLNVSGNALRTLEEGVFHSVGNLEILRLDRNPLACDCRLLWIIRRRRRLNFGGQQPACASPTTVRGKVFKDFSDVLLPSHFTCRKSKIPDKTPQQVSVEEGGKATLSCKGEGDPHPTVYWVSPHNIRLDSTHKGRMRVFADGTLEIDYALAQDSGTYHCVASNVAGNDTLLAHLLVSKPSTQLGNDSFLFSNCSEAFQTSLIDVGTLVGVLAMGILPFLSSVTVCFIFIFFWSKSKGKVKHHATFEFVPHYPHAAWNKPRSSGSGKFAMKLM, from the coding sequence ATGGTGGCTGGGCCTTTCCTAGACTCTCCCTTCTCTTGGGTTTGTTGGCATCCCCTGTTCTTCCTTGCCCTGGAGGCCCTCCTGACAGGATCCAGCTGGAGCTGCCCTTCCAGGTGCCACTgctcctcccaggacaggtctgtctTCTGCAATCGCCGGCGCCTGACCACTGTGCCGGGCGGGATCCCCCCGGAGTCTGAGCTCCTGGACCTGAGCAAGAACCGGATCAGGACCTTGCATCAGGGCATGTTCTCCCGCCTGCAGCCCTTGAAGGAGCTGGACTTGAGCGAGAACATCATCTCCAACATCGAGCCTGGAGCCTTTAACAGCCTGCAGAAGCTGATGACCCTGCGGCTGAAGAGTAACCAGCTGAAAATCGTCCCGCCTGGAATCTTCACCGGCCTCCCTAACCTCACCATCCTTGACATCAGCGAAAACAAGATTGTCATCTTCCTGGACCACTCCTTCAAAGACCTGTTCAACCTTAGGAAGCTGGAGGCTGGGGACAACCACCTGGTCTTCATTTCACCGCAAGCCTTCAGCGGGCTCCTCCGTCTGCAGCAGCTCACCCTGGAGAAGTGCAACTTGACGGGCGTGCCCCAGCTGGCCCTCTCCCAGCTTCACCACCTGGTGGAGCTCCGGTTCAAGGTGCTCAACATCAGTGTCCTCCACAACTACTCCTTCCGGAGGCTGCATCGCTTGAATGTGCTGGAGATCAACCGCTGGCCTTTCCTGGCGACGCTGGAGCCCCGCAGCCTCTTGGGACTGAACTTGACCTCCTTGTCCATCACCAAGTGCAACCTCAGCGCCGTTCCTTATGAGGCGTTCAGGCATTTGGTTTATCTCCGGTACCTGGATCTCTCCCACAACCCCATCTCGGTGATCCATGGGAAGAGGCTGAGTGACCTTTCGCGCCTTCAGGAATTCCACCTCTCTGGAGGCAAGCTGGCCACCATCGCCACCAGTGCCTTCCAAGGACTCAGCTACTTCCGGCTGCTCAACGTCTCTGGTAACGCCCTGAGGACCTTGGAAGAAGGGGTCTTCCACTCAGTGGGGAACCTGGAGATCCTGCGGTTAGACAGGAACCCCCTGGCCTGTGACTGCCGGCTCCTATGGATTATCCGAAGGCGACGCAGGCTTAACTTTGGAGGGCAGCAGCCCGCCTGCGCGAGCCCCACAACGGTGAGAGGGAAAGTCTTCAAGGACTTCTCTGACGTCCTCCTGCCCAGTCACTTCACCTGCAGGAAGTCTAAGATCCCAGACAAGACACCTCAGCAGGTGAGTGTGGAAGAGGGGGGCAAAGCAACCCTGAGCTGCAAGGGCGAAGGGGATCCACATCCAACCGTCTACTGGGTGTCGCCTCATAACATCCGCCTGGACTCTACCCACAAGGGGCGGATGAGGGTCTTTGCAGATGGCACCTTGGAGATCGACTATGCCCTAGCCCAGGACAGTGGCACCTATCACTGCGTTGCCAGCAATGTAGCAGGGAACGACACTTTGCTGGCGCACCTTCTCGTGAGCAAGCCCTCCACCCAGTTGGGCAACGACTCCTTCCTGTTCTCCAACTGCTCGGAGGCCTTCCAGACGTCCCTCATCGATGTGGGCACGCTGGTGGGAGTCTTGGCCATGGGCATCCTGCCATTCCTCAGCTCGGTCACTGTCTGCTTCATCTTCATCTTCTTCTGGAGCAAGAGCAAAGGGAAGGTCAAGCATCACGCCACCTTCGAGTTTGTCCCTCATTATCCCCATGCGGCCTGGAACAAGCCGCGCAGCAGTGGCAGTGGCAAGTTTGCCATGAAACTCATGTGA
- the LOC119848100 gene encoding semaphorin-7A-like isoform X2, whose product MRSLYLFLLSAFCSAQKTPRLKFTLKDSPVLSFENGEKSTVLFHDAGSEQLYVGGRGALHILTFKEEEVNQTQVPLQADEKVEKNCRSKPGVVQTECDNYIRVIQRLNGSSIIVCGTNAGSPKCWFLTNDTTLQQDKQGQALAISGESLAPASLSQPAAAIAVEGSLYSALSQDRSTIQRSYGPRKLLRTEDKWLTKAEFVSAALVPEKESNLDEIYFFYNEVNKTAGLDEEPVKVRLGRVCKVDEGGKSLLVDFWTTFLQARLVCGSPTHPQRFNQLRDAVVLGRGQTGQGMLYGIFASAWGTTAVCAYSMDMVTHTFRTSKLKGYTSVLPAHRPGTCVPYNSPSAPSKAILSIVKDYPEIETVIYPEGQHPLYVLQTNDTYTKVVADRVLDASNTSRIVLYLGTEKGKIHKVLQSGGQTVIISELSPFQREAPISGMALDAATGHLYAATEFEVTRLPLADCGQYRETCWKCVLAKDPYCGWDPDSKKCSTISQEANDTASFLQSLDPEAEDVCEGAAEQVAQEALKKVSVDPTSYIYLPCPLRSHHAIYTWVKDGTKQYPCAMDGHSCTLRFGENAPMDQGLFKCTATEDGYLEEITAYKLTLNAACIPQLSVTVAAGVLFLVITTLLL is encoded by the exons ATGAGATCTCTATATTTATTCCTCCTGTCAGCGTTCTGTTCAGCCCAAAAGACACCAAGACTGAAGTTTACCCTTAAAG ACTCTCCTGTGCTGAGCTTCGAGAATGGGGAGAAGTCCACAGTCCTCTTCCATGATGCCGGATCTGAGCAGCTGTAcgttgggggcaggggagcactGCACATCTTGACATTTAAGGAGGAGGAGGTCAACCAGACACAG gttcccctgcAGGCCGATGAGAAGGTGGAGAAGAACTGCAGGAGCAAGCCTGGGGTGGTGCAG ACCGAGTGTGACAACTACATCCGGGTGATCCAGAGGCTGAACGGCAGCTCCATCATCGTCTGCGGCACCAACGCTGGTTCCCCCAAATGCTGGTTCCTG accAATGACACGACGCTGCAGCAGGACAAACAGGGCCAAGCCCTTGCCATCAGCGGAGAGAGCCTCGCCCCGGCATCACTGTCTCAGCCGGCTGCAGCCATCGCTGTGG AGGGAAGCCTGTACTCGGCATTGTCCCAGGACAGAAGCACCATCCAGAGGAGCTATGGCCCAAGGAAGCTACTGAGGACAGAAGACAAATGGCTCACCA AGGCAGAGTTCGTCAGTGCCGCTTTGGTGCCGGAAAAGGAGTCCAACCTGGATGAAATCTACTTCTTCTATAACGAAGTCAACAAGACAGCAGGGCTCGACGAAGAGCCTGTCAAAGTCCGGCTGGGCCGTGTGTGTAAG GTGGATGAAGGTGGGAAGAGCCTCCTGGTCGATTTCTGGACCACGTTCCTCCAGGCCAGGCTGGTGTGCGGcagccccacccatccccagcGCTTCAACCAGCTGCGCGACGCCGTGgtcctgggcagggggcagacGGGCCAAGGGATGCTGTATGGGATCTTTGCCAGTGCCTG GGGCACGACCGCCGTGTGCGCCTACTCCATGGACATGGTGACCCACACCTTCCGAACCTCCAAGCTCAAGGGCTACACCAGCGTCCTGCCAGCGCACCGACCTGGCACG TGCGTCCCCTACAATTCCCCCAGCGCTCCCTCCAAAGCCATCCTCAGCATCGTCAAAGATTACCCCGAGATTGAGACCGTCATCTACCCCGAGGGGCAGCACCCCCTATATGTGCTGCAAACCAATGACACCTACACCAAGGTGGTGGCTGACAGGGTCCTGGATGCCAGCAACACTTCTCGCATTGTCCTCTACCTTGGGACAG agaaagggaagatCCACAAAGTCCTGCAGAGTGGAGGGCAGACGGTCATCATCTCTGAGCTGAGCCCTTTCCAGAGAGAGGCGCCCATCTCTGGGATGGCCCTGGATGCTGCCACA GGGCACCTCTATGCAGCCACTGAGTTCGAGGTGACGCGCCTGCCACTGGCAGACTGTGGGCAGTACAGGGAGACCTGCTGGAAGTGTGTCCTTGCCAAGGACCCATACTGCGGATGGGATCCAGACAGCAAAAAATGCTCAACCATCTCCCAAGAGGCAAACGACACTGCCAG CTTCCTGCAGAGCCTGGACCCAGAGGCTGAGGACGTGTGCGAAGGTGCAGCAG AACAAGTAGCGCAGGAAGCTCTGAAAAAGGTGAGCGTGGACCCGACCAGCTACATCTACCTCCCATGCCCTCTGCGCTCCCACCACGCCATCTACACCTGGGTCAAAGACGGCACCAAGCAGTACCCCTGTGCCATGGACGGGCATTCCTGTACGCTGCGCTTTGGGGAGAACGCCCCCATGGACCAGGGGCTGTTCAAATGCACAGCCACGGAGGACGGCTACCTAGAGGAGATTACTGCCTATAAACTCACGCTCAACGCTGCCTGCATCCCACAGCTCTCCGTGACAGTGGCTGCTGGTGTTTTATTCCTGGTCATCACTACCCTCTTGCTCTAG